TCGTCAATCACGTACCGGGGGCTGGGGGGGTAAAACACCAGGCCGACGGCGTCGGCGCCCAATTCAAAACATTCCGCCGCACGATCCGGGTCGGTAAGTCCGCATATTTTTATTTGCACGTTCACGCCGCCCCCGTTAACTCTCGGATGGTCGCCGCCGGGTCGTCGCTGCGCACCAGGGTTTCGCCGATCAGGAAATTGAAGACGCCTGCGTCCATCACCCTTTGTATGTCAGCCCGATCCTTTATCCCGCTTTCGCACACGGCTACCTGATCCGCCGTCATGCGCTGGTGCAGCCGGATGGTGGTTTCTATGTCCGTCACAAAGGTCTTGAGGTCGCGGTTGTTCACGCCCACCAGCTTGGCGCCCGCCGCTCCGGCCTGATCCAGTTCCTCCTCGGAATGGACCTCCGTCAAAGCGTCCAGGCCCAATTCTTCGCATAAAGCCAAGGCCTGCTGCATGAATTCCACGGTCAAGGTTCTGGTGATCAGCAGGATGGCGTCCGCGCCCATGACCGCAGCCTCGTAAATCTGGTACAAGGACACAATAAAGTCCTTGCGGATGACGGGCAAAGAGCACGCAGCCCGAGCCGCCTTGAGGTCATCGGTCGATCCCTGGAAGAACTTGTTGTCCGTCAGGACTGACATAGCTGCAGCGCCGCCTTTTTCATACGCTGCGGCCTGAACCGCCGGATCCAGCCCCTCCCGGATAATTCCCTTGGAGGGCGAAGCTCTTTTGACTTCCGCAATGATGTTGGCGCCAAAAGGCCCGGGCTGGGACAGGCTTTGCATGAAATACCGCCTTTGCCGGTCGGCCTTGGCCATTTCCGCCAAGTTCTCTTCCGAAACCTTGGCCCGGCAGGCCTCCACCTCCCGCTTTTTATGCTCCAGGATGACCTTCAGGATATCTGGTTTGTTACCCATGATCTGACTCCTAACCGTTTTCCTGGGTGAACTTCACCAGCGCTTCCAGCTTGTCCAGAGCCGCGCCCGACTGAATGGCCTCCCTGGCCTTGCCCATGCCGTCCTTGAAGTCTTCCGCCACGCCCGCCGCAACCAAAGCCGCGCCCGCGTTCACAACCACCACGTCCTGCCTGGGTCCGGGCGCTCCTTCCAGGATGGATTTGGTAATGCCTGCGTTTTCCTGGGCGTCGCCGCCGGCCAGTTCGGAAATGTCGCAGGCTTCTATGTTCAATTGCTCGGGCAGGATGTCAAAGGTGCGCACCATGCCTTCGGCCAACTCGGAAACCCGGGTGGGGGCGCAGATGGAAATTTCGTCCAGGCCGTCGTGGCCGTGCACCACATAAGCCTTGCGTGCGCCCAAAAGTTTGAGGGCTTCGGCGAACATTTCGGTCAGCTTGGGATCGTAAACGCCTAAAAGCTGGCAATTGGCGCCGGCCGGGTTGGTCAAAGGGCCGAGCATATTAAATATGGAGCGGATGCCCACAGCCTGACGGGCGGGCATGGCAAAGCGCATGGCGCTGTGATACATGGGCGCAAACAAAAACCCGATGCCGATTTCCTCGATGCCCTGCTCCACCACTTCGGGATGGGTGTCCAGCTTCACGCCCAGAGCTTCCAGAACGTCCGCGCTGCCGCACTTGCTGGAGACCGACCGGTTGCCGTGCTTGGCCACGGTTACGCCGCACCCGGCCACGACAAAGGCGCTGGTGGTGGAGATGTTGAATGTGCTGGCGCCGTCGCCGCCGGTTCCGCAGGTGTCCACCACCGTGTTGGAGGAAACCTGAATGCGCGTGGCCTTCCTGCGCATGGACCGGGCCGCGCCGGCCAGTTCGGTGAAGGTCTCCCCTTTGGTCGCCAAAGCCGCCATAAAGGCTGCAATGGCGGGAACTTCCACTTCCCCGCTCATGATGGCGTCCATCATGGCGGTGGTTTCGTCTTCCGCAAGATCCTGCCCGCTGACTATTTTCTTCAACAATTCCGTGAACATGTACTCCCTCCTCCTATATATTCAATTTAGTTTGAAATCTCACCGGTTTTGACCAAAAAATTCCTGAGCATCTTCTTGCCCATGGGCGTCATGATGGACTCGGGATGGAATTGAATGCCTTCCAGGTCGAATTCCTTATGCCGCACGCCCATGATTTCCTCGTCGTCGGAACGGGCCGTGATTTCCAGGCAATCAGGAAGGGTGTCCTCCATAATCGCCAGGGAATGATACCGCATGGCTGCAAAGGCCGATTTAATGCCCTCAAACACGCCCTTGCCGTCGGCCGTCACCTGGGAGGTCTTGCCGTGCATGAGCCGTTTGGCCGACCCGATGGTCGCGCCGAATGCGTGCCCGATGGACTGATGCCCCAGGCAGACGCCCAACAGGGGGATTTTGCCCGCACAGGCTTTGATGAGATCCAGGGAAACCCCGGCGCTCTCCGGCCTGCCCGGCCCTGGGGAGATGACCACGCCCTTGGGGTTCTTTTCCATCAGCCCGACCACCTCCGCGGCGTCGTTGCGGTATACTTCCACCTCGGCCCCCATCATTCTCAAATATTGGACCAGGTTGTATGTAAAGGAATCATAGTTATCTATCATGATTATCATGGTTGGCCTCCTCAGGGCTATTCAATGCCTTCGCCCGCCGGTTTGCGGATCAGGCTGATGGCCCTTTCCAGGGCTTTGGATTTGTTCAGGGTTTCCTGATGCTCGGTCGCGGGATCGGAATCCGCCACAATGCCCGCGCCCGCGCGCACGGTCAGGAGTCCGTCCTCCACCATGGCCGTGCGGATGGTAATGGCAAGATCCATGTTGCCGGAAAAGGAAATGTATCCCACGGCGCCGCCGTAAGGCCCCCGGGGCTCTTTTTCAAGCTCCGCGATGATCTCCATGGCCCTTACCTTGGGAGCGCCGGACAAGGTTCCCGCCGGAAAGCTGGCCTTCAAAAGGTCGAAGCCGTCGCATTCGGGCAGCAGATCGCAGGTGATGTTGGAAACCAGATGCATGACGTGGGAATACCTCTCCACCACCATCAAATCCGTCACCTGAACCGTTCCCACCTGGGCCACCCGGCCAAGGTCGTTCCGGCCCAAATCCACCAGCATCAGATGTTCCGCGCGCTCCTTTTCGTCCTTTAACAGGTCGTCGGCAAGCTGACGGTCTTCCTGCTGGCTTTTGCCCCTGGGACGGGTTCCGGCGATGGGCCGAAGCGTGGCCACGCCGTTTTCCAGCCTCACCATGGTCTCGGGAGAAGAACCGATGAGGGAAACCTTGTCCAGGTTGAAAAAAAACATATAAGGAGACGGGTTGATGTAGCGCTGCGCCCGATACAGGCTGGCTGCGTCCACCGGCGCGGAGCACACATAGGGCTGAGATATGACCGCCTGGATGATGTCGCCCGCCTTGATGTATTCCTTGGTCTTGACCACGGCGTTCATATAGTCGGTGGGATCGTACCTGCCTTCCAGGCTTCCGCCTTCCACGGTCTCGGGAGCGGCGGGCGTAGGCGCAGACAGGGAAGCGTACATGCTTTCCAGCCTTGCCATGGCCTTGTCGAATTCCTCGGCCGGGTCTTCGCCGTTTTCCAGGAATACATGAGCGACCATGGTCAGGGTGTGCTTCACATTGTCGAACACATACAGTTCGTCCGTAATCATAAAATGCGCCAAGGGCTTGTCCGCAGGCGTGTCATGGGGGATGCGCTCGAAAAATGAGACCATCTCGTAGGCCAGGTATCCCACCATGCCGCCCCAGAACCTGGGCAGGTCGGGGAGGTTGACCGGGTTGAAAACCTTCATGATGTCCCGCAGCACGGACAGGGGGTCGCCCTGATGGGGAATGCGTTGGGAGGATTTTTCGGCGCTCACCTCCACATCTTGGGCGAAAACCTTTACATGGGCGTGGGCCGAAGTCCCCAAAAAGCTGTACCGGCCCCAGCGCTCGCCGCCCTCCACACTCTCCAGCAAAAAGGCCGGGTTGGCGTCCGCTTTTTTCAACAAGACGGAAACCGGAGTTTCGGTGTCAGCCAGGATTTCCATGCACACGGGGATGACGTTGCCCTTTTGCGCCAGTTGCAGGAATTCTTCTTTTTTCGGATAGCATCTAAGTTTCATGGCTTTGG
The Desulfatibacillum aliphaticivorans DSM 15576 DNA segment above includes these coding regions:
- the trpC gene encoding indole-3-glycerol phosphate synthase TrpC codes for the protein MGNKPDILKVILEHKKREVEACRAKVSEENLAEMAKADRQRRYFMQSLSQPGPFGANIIAEVKRASPSKGIIREGLDPAVQAAAYEKGGAAAMSVLTDNKFFQGSTDDLKAARAACSLPVIRKDFIVSLYQIYEAAVMGADAILLITRTLTVEFMQQALALCEELGLDALTEVHSEEELDQAGAAGAKLVGVNNRDLKTFVTDIETTIRLHQRMTADQVAVCESGIKDRADIQRVMDAGVFNFLIGETLVRSDDPAATIRELTGAA
- the trpD gene encoding anthranilate phosphoribosyltransferase, which codes for MFTELLKKIVSGQDLAEDETTAMMDAIMSGEVEVPAIAAFMAALATKGETFTELAGAARSMRRKATRIQVSSNTVVDTCGTGGDGASTFNISTTSAFVVAGCGVTVAKHGNRSVSSKCGSADVLEALGVKLDTHPEVVEQGIEEIGIGFLFAPMYHSAMRFAMPARQAVGIRSIFNMLGPLTNPAGANCQLLGVYDPKLTEMFAEALKLLGARKAYVVHGHDGLDEISICAPTRVSELAEGMVRTFDILPEQLNIEACDISELAGGDAQENAGITKSILEGAPGPRQDVVVVNAGAALVAAGVAEDFKDGMGKAREAIQSGAALDKLEALVKFTQENG
- a CDS encoding anthranilate synthase component II, which encodes MIIMIDNYDSFTYNLVQYLRMMGAEVEVYRNDAAEVVGLMEKNPKGVVISPGPGRPESAGVSLDLIKACAGKIPLLGVCLGHQSIGHAFGATIGSAKRLMHGKTSQVTADGKGVFEGIKSAFAAMRYHSLAIMEDTLPDCLEITARSDDEEIMGVRHKEFDLEGIQFHPESIMTPMGKKMLRNFLVKTGEISN
- a CDS encoding anthranilate synthase component I family protein → MKLRCYPKKEEFLQLAQKGNVIPVCMEILADTETPVSVLLKKADANPAFLLESVEGGERWGRYSFLGTSAHAHVKVFAQDVEVSAEKSSQRIPHQGDPLSVLRDIMKVFNPVNLPDLPRFWGGMVGYLAYEMVSFFERIPHDTPADKPLAHFMITDELYVFDNVKHTLTMVAHVFLENGEDPAEEFDKAMARLESMYASLSAPTPAAPETVEGGSLEGRYDPTDYMNAVVKTKEYIKAGDIIQAVISQPYVCSAPVDAASLYRAQRYINPSPYMFFFNLDKVSLIGSSPETMVRLENGVATLRPIAGTRPRGKSQQEDRQLADDLLKDEKERAEHLMLVDLGRNDLGRVAQVGTVQVTDLMVVERYSHVMHLVSNITCDLLPECDGFDLLKASFPAGTLSGAPKVRAMEIIAELEKEPRGPYGGAVGYISFSGNMDLAITIRTAMVEDGLLTVRAGAGIVADSDPATEHQETLNKSKALERAISLIRKPAGEGIE